The genomic region GGAAGGAGCTGGCGGTAGAACGGGACGAGCGCTGGTCCGATCAGATCCGACGACATCACCAGCTGCTGGATGATTTTCAAGGTAACGCACATCACCTCCACGTTGCGCGTGTTGAGGGCATCTGGTTTGGGATTGGGTCGAACACCGGTACACAATCAATATGACGTAATGCGGTGACAAAGCAATTAGTGGTTGTGGCCAAAGGGAGAATTAATAATTAACGTTAATTAAACCTAACCAATCGGATGCCCGCGAAATGGGAAGGCGATGGTCAAAATTGTATTTACATCCAACATTTTGCTACCTTAACCGTAAATTGGAAAAGCActtaaattatgaaataaattgtacAACGGAATCAGAACTTCAAAATAAGTTAAATTATACCGAACAAATTGTTGCAATCTAAATGGTCTTAGACCACTTATAACCACATCATGTAAGTTAAGTAAAGCATGGTAGTTACAGTAAAGACATTAAGCAACTTTGCAACACATATTTAATCTTCTGTATTCTACTTCTGTACATGACCAACGATTGCTATATAATTGAATTTACAGTTGATTTGcagataaaattatttatacCCTCAAGAAAACCTTGCTTTTCTACGGATAATGTTAACGAATTTACTTCCAGTCGTAACTTCAATATTGAAATACCACTAGGTACATGACCGGGAATGTCAACTTTCTAGGGtattgtattttgtttcaGATTGGAAGAACAATAttgttttgaagtttttctGAGTAAGTGGTAAAAACAGCGAACCACAGATAATTCAGAAAGCTTCTCTAGCTTTGTTCAAATCAGAAGTCAGGAGTGTGTTGATAGAAATGATAAttgaacagaaaataaaacaactctTCTTTCTGAGCCGTTGAAATTTGGGTAAGTAACAGTTTATGATAAACGAGCCATAATTACACAAAAGAATAgttaaatattacaataaaattttaaaacttattaTTTTGTAAAGTTTGTACAACTATCCATTATCCTTAAAAAATGCGcagaacataaaaattaacgtAGCGACCGAGGATAAATCTCGTTGTTGGTTTGATTGTTGAGAAACTTCACATGCAGACAGGTGTGCATTGCCGTTCTATCAAAGTTTCGTCAAACTTTTTTGAACCTTAAAGACTTACTCTTGATGGGGATAATGAGCTGTGGAATGACGGGATAAATTTTGTCACCACCGTGCGCCAGCAGATCCTGCACACCCTGTCGGGCGTACGTCTTGTAGGGGTGGCGCGTCTCCGACAAACCGTCGAAGAACAGGGGCAGATACAGCCCATAGTCAAGCTTGTCGATGTCCACCGTCCAGGCAATCTTGTCGCCGCCAGTTAGGTACTCCATCTTAATCGGCAGATCACCACGCTCGTAGTACATCCGGAAGGAAGTGGCCTTCGGTTGCAGCATGTATCGTTCTGTAGGGACAAAAGGAAAGCGCATATTC from Anopheles coustani chromosome 3, idAnoCousDA_361_x.2, whole genome shotgun sequence harbors:
- the LOC131260227 gene encoding parkin coregulated gene protein homolog, producing the protein MAKSASFLFEVRPLSASVAAKPLRSVKSASAALRPVPAFSIESLQKNTFVMGPPKAQKQRYMLQPKATSFRMYYERGDLPIKMEYLTGGDKIAWTVDIDKLDYGLYLPLFFDGLSETRHPYKTYARQGVQDLLAHGGDKIYPVIPQLIIPIKNALNTRNVEVMCVTLKIIQQLVMSSDLIGPALVPFYRQLLPMFNAYKVKNINSGDAIDYGQKNNMNVGDLIDETLQVLERHGGEDAFINIKYMVPTYESCYLN